The following proteins are co-located in the Hydrogenophaga sp. RAC07 genome:
- the modC gene encoding molybdenum ABC transporter ATP-binding protein yields the protein MSEGLQLTARLQRSGFLLDVDLRLPGRGVTVLFGPSGSGKTSCLRVLAGLEPMAQGVVRVGGELWQDSAQRVMRPVHQRALGYVFQEASLFDHLSVRDNLMFGFKRTPPAQRRHAWDHGLALLGIAHLLQRRPHELSGGERQRVAIARALATSPRVLLMDEPLASIDAARKNEILPWLEQLHAQLDIPVVYVTHSSDELARLADHVVLLNEGRALGSGPVMELMTRLDLPLARGDAAAALIEAHAVGHTPADSLSELAFGGGRLLLPQASSAALPQGTPVRVRIQARDVSLSLESPEHSSVLNVLGATVVDVVDESSGQVLVGLQLGTGPQPVRLLSRISQVSAQRLGITPGQAVFAQIKGVAMVR from the coding sequence ATGAGCGAGGGTCTGCAGCTCACCGCCCGCCTGCAGCGCTCCGGCTTCCTGCTCGACGTCGATCTGCGCCTGCCGGGGCGCGGCGTCACGGTGTTGTTCGGCCCCTCGGGCTCGGGCAAAACATCGTGCCTGCGCGTGCTCGCGGGGCTGGAGCCCATGGCCCAGGGTGTGGTGCGTGTGGGTGGCGAGCTGTGGCAAGACAGTGCACAGCGTGTGATGCGGCCGGTGCACCAGCGCGCGTTGGGTTATGTGTTCCAAGAGGCCAGCCTGTTCGACCACCTGAGCGTGCGCGACAACCTCATGTTCGGCTTCAAGCGCACGCCACCCGCCCAACGCCGCCACGCCTGGGACCACGGCCTGGCGCTGCTGGGCATTGCCCACCTGCTGCAACGCAGGCCCCACGAACTCTCGGGCGGCGAGCGCCAGCGCGTGGCGATCGCACGCGCCCTGGCCACCAGCCCGCGTGTGCTCTTGATGGACGAGCCCTTGGCCTCCATCGACGCGGCGCGCAAGAACGAGATCCTGCCGTGGCTGGAGCAGCTGCACGCCCAGCTGGACATCCCCGTGGTCTACGTGACCCACTCCAGCGACGAGCTGGCACGCCTGGCCGACCATGTGGTGCTGCTCAACGAGGGCCGGGCGTTGGGCAGCGGGCCGGTCATGGAACTCATGACGCGGCTTGATCTGCCGCTGGCGCGCGGCGACGCGGCGGCCGCGCTGATCGAGGCACATGCAGTCGGCCACACACCCGCCGACAGTCTGAGCGAGTTGGCGTTCGGCGGCGGTCGCCTGCTGCTGCCGCAAGCCAGCAGCGCGGCGCTGCCCCAAGGCACACCGGTGCGCGTGCGCATCCAGGCGCGCGACGTGAGCCTGTCGCTGGAATCACCCGAGCACAGCAGCGTGCTCAACGTGCTCGGCGCCACGGTGGTCGATGTGGTGGACGAATCGTCCGGCCAGGTGCTGGTGGGCCTGCAACTGGGCACCGGACCGCAGCCGGTGCGGCTGCTCTCACG
- the modB gene encoding molybdate ABC transporter permease subunit: MLLTPSDFQAIGLTLQVAALTTAILLVLGVPLAWWLARSRSLWSRPVGALVSVPLVLPPSVLGFYLLVLMGPNGPVGGLTQALGLGVLTFSFAGLVIASVFYSLPFMVQPVLNSMQQLGERPLEAAASLRASRLDTFFSVVLPLCRPGLVTGIVMSFAHTVGEFGVVLMVGGNIPGVTRVVSVQIYDHVEALEYNDAHRLAAVMLGFSFVVLLTLQFYNHRQRRSLA; the protein is encoded by the coding sequence ATGCTGCTGACACCGTCCGACTTCCAGGCCATCGGCCTCACGCTGCAGGTGGCGGCGCTCACCACCGCCATCCTGCTGGTGCTGGGTGTGCCGCTGGCATGGTGGCTGGCGCGCAGCCGCTCATTGTGGAGCCGGCCGGTGGGCGCGCTGGTGTCGGTGCCGCTGGTGTTGCCGCCCTCGGTGCTGGGCTTCTATTTGCTGGTGCTGATGGGGCCCAACGGCCCGGTGGGCGGGCTCACGCAGGCGCTGGGCCTGGGCGTGCTCACCTTCAGTTTTGCCGGGCTTGTGATCGCCTCGGTGTTCTATTCGCTGCCGTTCATGGTGCAGCCGGTGTTGAACTCGATGCAGCAGCTGGGCGAGCGCCCGCTGGAAGCCGCGGCCAGCCTGCGCGCGTCCAGGCTCGACACCTTCTTTTCGGTGGTGCTGCCGCTGTGCCGGCCAGGGCTGGTCACCGGGATCGTCATGAGTTTTGCGCACACGGTGGGCGAGTTCGGTGTGGTGCTCATGGTGGGGGGCAACATCCCGGGCGTCACACGCGTGGTTTCGGTGCAGATCTACGACCACGTGGAAGCGCTGGAGTACAACGATGCCCATCGTCTGGCCGCGGTGATGCTCGGCTTCTCGTTCGTGGTGCTGCTCACACTGCAGTTCTACAACCACCGGCAACGCAGGAGCCTTGCATGA